From Rudanella lutea DSM 19387, a single genomic window includes:
- a CDS encoding amidohydrolase family protein: protein MRAILFFFAAFLFQTTFGQQPTRYLIKAGKFFDSEKKQFLRDQYIVVEGDKVVKVGKSADGFKANSQFIDLSSATVIPGLIDSHTHFLFMQKSGTPMETDLIENSDADRLLRGGSIAQSFLEAGITTVKDLGNSGPYLDVVLRNAIRKGWVKGARMLVSGPIISPPNGQFGKLAYLHKTLPAREYSIVRTVDEARSAVNEHIVNGVDLIKICATNDNGLVLSPEQMRAIVEVAHQNGLKVTAHATYDEIIRDAVQAGVDGIEHGYGISDSTLRLMAQKGTYLVPTDGSFEGYKGIVEFAKSNITDDDIRSFVATTKERLVRAVKAGVKIVYGSDLYLYTPRAIGLEAKNTLVSYVDAGLPVADVLQAGTYQAAVVMGKQKELGVIKEGALADIVAFSGDLEKDFKEVIYNRVQFVMKDGVVYKHVTR, encoded by the coding sequence ATGCGTGCCATTCTCTTTTTCTTCGCTGCTTTCCTATTTCAGACGACCTTTGGTCAGCAGCCAACCCGGTATCTGATCAAAGCCGGTAAGTTCTTCGACTCCGAAAAGAAGCAGTTTCTGCGAGACCAATATATTGTTGTTGAAGGCGACAAAGTAGTTAAAGTCGGCAAATCGGCCGACGGCTTTAAGGCCAACAGTCAGTTTATCGACCTATCCTCGGCCACTGTAATACCGGGCCTGATTGATTCGCATACGCACTTTCTGTTTATGCAGAAAAGCGGCACTCCCATGGAAACCGACCTGATTGAGAATTCGGATGCCGATCGACTACTCCGGGGAGGTAGTATTGCCCAATCGTTTCTGGAAGCCGGTATTACCACCGTTAAAGATCTGGGCAATTCGGGGCCGTACCTGGATGTAGTCTTGAGAAATGCTATCCGGAAAGGCTGGGTCAAAGGTGCCCGAATGCTGGTATCGGGGCCAATCATTAGCCCGCCCAATGGTCAGTTTGGCAAATTGGCATATCTGCACAAAACGTTACCCGCCCGCGAATACAGTATTGTGCGAACGGTCGACGAAGCCCGGAGTGCGGTCAACGAGCACATTGTAAATGGGGTTGATCTGATCAAAATCTGCGCGACAAACGATAACGGATTGGTTCTCTCACCTGAGCAGATGCGGGCCATTGTGGAAGTGGCTCACCAAAACGGCTTAAAAGTCACAGCTCATGCGACCTACGATGAAATTATTCGGGACGCTGTTCAGGCCGGTGTCGACGGGATCGAGCATGGCTATGGCATTTCGGACAGTACACTCCGGCTAATGGCGCAAAAAGGCACCTATTTGGTACCCACCGATGGCTCTTTCGAAGGGTATAAAGGCATTGTTGAGTTTGCTAAAAGCAACATAACCGATGACGACATCAGGAGCTTTGTGGCTACCACCAAAGAGCGACTTGTAAGAGCCGTAAAGGCAGGGGTCAAAATCGTCTATGGGTCTGATTTGTACCTATATACTCCGCGGGCAATCGGCTTAGAAGCGAAAAACACGCTGGTTTCGTACGTTGATGCTGGTTTGCCCGTTGCCGATGTATTACAGGCAGGTACGTATCAGGCCGCCGTAGTCATGGGCAAGCAAAAAGAATTGGGTGTGATCAAAGAAGGCGCTTTGGCCGATATTGTTGCGTTTAGTGGTGATCTTGAAAAAGATTTCAAAGAGGTCATTTACAATCGAGTACAGTTTGTCATGAAAGACGGAGTCGTGTATAAACACGTCACCCGATAA
- a CDS encoding S9 family peptidase: MKTNYLSIFCLTTFFGMANAQTPTPLAAPKAAVKPKQLTIHGDTRVDNYYYLNERENPEVINYLKAENAYLEQTLAPVKELRQKLFEEMKGRIKQQDQSVPYKEGDYYYQTNFVEGGEYPIYVRKKGSLSAPEEVMFDCNQLAKGHAYYNLGGYEVSDNDELAIFCEDTVSRRLYTLRIKNLKTGQIYPEAIPNVEAGDFAWATDNKTLFYIKKDVQTLLGYQVYRHVLGTDPKQDVLVYEEKDNQFYMGLYRMKSKKYIAVVSDHNGVTTEYRLLEAARPTENFTVFYPRERGHEYDIQHFGNKFYVRTNYKAQNYRLMEVPEGQQANRAAWKEVIPHRADVFLQNMDVFAGHLVLGERKEGLTRLRIINQKKSGEDHYIEFGEPAYVAGMSYNPEFDTNVLRYSYASLTTPGSTFDYNMDTKVKTLLKQQEVLGGFNKDNYVSERVYATARDGVKVPISLVYRKGTKKDGSAPLLQYAYGSYGSNTEPGFGSARLSLLDRGFIYAIAHIRGGQEMGRHWYEDGKMLKKKNTFNDFVDCSKFLIENKYTSPSKLFALGGSAGGLLMGAVVNQAPELYRGVVAAVPFVDVVTTMLDETIPLTTGEWEEWGNPKTKKYYDYMKSYSPYDNVEKKAYPNMLVTTGLHDSQVQYWEPAKWVAKLRTLKTDQNQLLLHTNMEAGHGGASGRFEALKEVALEYAFMLNLLGIQQ, translated from the coding sequence ATGAAAACAAACTACCTGTCCATTTTTTGTCTGACAACTTTCTTTGGCATGGCCAACGCACAAACGCCAACTCCTTTAGCGGCACCTAAAGCCGCTGTGAAGCCCAAACAACTTACGATTCACGGCGACACGCGGGTCGATAATTACTACTACCTCAACGAACGGGAAAATCCCGAGGTAATCAATTACCTCAAGGCCGAAAATGCCTATCTCGAACAGACGCTGGCACCCGTCAAAGAGCTGCGCCAGAAACTGTTTGAGGAAATGAAGGGCCGTATCAAGCAACAGGATCAGTCGGTGCCCTACAAAGAAGGCGACTATTACTACCAGACCAACTTTGTAGAAGGGGGCGAGTACCCGATTTATGTTCGTAAAAAAGGGTCACTGTCGGCACCGGAAGAGGTTATGTTCGATTGTAACCAGTTGGCCAAGGGGCACGCGTACTACAATCTGGGCGGTTACGAGGTATCGGACAACGACGAGTTAGCCATTTTCTGTGAGGATACCGTGAGCCGCCGGTTGTACACGCTGCGGATTAAGAACCTGAAGACGGGGCAGATCTACCCCGAAGCCATTCCGAACGTTGAAGCCGGCGACTTTGCCTGGGCCACCGACAATAAAACGCTGTTCTACATCAAAAAGGATGTGCAAACGCTGCTCGGTTATCAGGTGTACCGGCACGTACTGGGTACCGATCCGAAACAGGACGTACTGGTGTACGAAGAGAAAGACAACCAGTTTTACATGGGCCTGTACCGGATGAAGTCGAAGAAGTATATTGCCGTGGTGAGCGATCATAACGGCGTCACGACTGAATACCGACTGTTAGAGGCCGCCAGGCCAACCGAGAATTTTACGGTGTTTTATCCCCGTGAACGCGGGCACGAGTACGATATTCAACACTTCGGTAATAAGTTTTACGTCCGTACCAACTACAAAGCCCAGAACTATCGGCTCATGGAGGTGCCCGAGGGGCAGCAGGCAAACCGGGCGGCCTGGAAAGAGGTGATTCCGCACCGGGCCGATGTGTTTCTGCAAAACATGGACGTGTTTGCGGGCCACCTCGTACTCGGCGAACGCAAAGAGGGCCTGACCCGGCTGCGGATTATCAACCAGAAAAAGTCTGGCGAAGATCACTATATCGAATTTGGGGAGCCTGCCTATGTCGCTGGTATGTCGTACAACCCGGAATTTGATACCAACGTGCTACGCTACAGCTATGCTTCGCTCACCACGCCGGGCTCTACCTTCGATTACAATATGGACACGAAGGTCAAAACGCTCCTCAAGCAGCAGGAGGTGTTAGGGGGCTTCAACAAAGACAATTACGTGTCGGAGCGGGTGTATGCTACGGCGCGGGATGGCGTAAAAGTGCCCATTTCGCTCGTGTACCGGAAGGGCACTAAGAAGGATGGTTCGGCACCGTTGCTCCAATACGCCTATGGTTCGTACGGGAGCAATACTGAGCCTGGTTTCGGCTCGGCCCGGTTGAGCTTGCTCGATCGGGGTTTCATTTATGCAATTGCTCACATTCGGGGTGGGCAGGAGATGGGCCGCCACTGGTACGAAGACGGCAAGATGCTGAAGAAGAAGAACACCTTCAACGACTTTGTCGACTGCTCAAAATTCCTGATTGAAAACAAATACACCAGCCCCAGCAAGCTGTTTGCGTTGGGTGGCTCGGCCGGGGGGCTCCTGATGGGTGCGGTGGTCAATCAGGCTCCTGAGCTGTACCGGGGCGTGGTGGCGGCCGTTCCGTTTGTCGATGTCGTGACGACCATGCTCGACGAAACCATTCCGCTCACAACCGGCGAGTGGGAAGAGTGGGGCAATCCGAAAACGAAGAAATACTACGACTACATGAAGTCGTACTCGCCTTACGATAACGTCGAGAAAAAGGCTTACCCGAATATGCTGGTTACGACCGGCCTGCACGATTCGCAGGTGCAATACTGGGAGCCTGCCAAGTGGGTGGCCAAGCTACGTACCCTAAAAACGGACCAGAATCAGCTCCTGCTCCACACCAACATGGAAGCCGGGCACGGTGGCGCATCGGGTCGGTTTGAAGCACTAAAAGAAGTGGCGCTCGAATATGCATTCATGCTGAACCTGTTGGGTATTCAACAGTAG
- a CDS encoding sialate O-acetylesterase has translation MSRYFQKLLLYLIWFSPVVGYAQQFEVSYPVPRLVVQRGADNQGQLYVSGRLDFAADRIEGQLTPVAAGQGSGTTWQVIQTNPQNGVFYGQLTGTGGWYVLNLRAIRNNIVINETSVRPVGIGEVFITAGQSNSRGLGNGDNDLGTATDRVSTIDTINHYYPSGQPLFSSGDPMPFPRYKALTAARRMFPMGESSWGWGELGDYIVSRYNVPVVFYNAGWDSSTIENWINTANGIPACNRYWCSGGDWLNLQPYTNLKNILHYYGSTGGARAVLWHQGEAEYGDNSSGSIPQYATRLRELIAKSRADFNGRPLPWVIARASFDGQVTRPEVVAKQQEVIDTPNLLAFQGPLNDTIINRQAGVNNVHFGNELRPPTHPQYFNNPNSIPASMGLSRFARNWNNSLNNAFFQNAAPVLPQQFAVTGSVAGIIAPADSVTLAVYTIGTFGGDNGWQVQLLDSSGRFIEALPGVGTNPVRTKLPSDLTTGWFRLRLVATNPILPAVPTNKFQLGIPPPPPPAPRTDLSLAIVTSSRVVRVGETLTVQLILQNSGPDSATNVQVQNRLPANLSVVTTSGMTNTGTALVGNVAQLATGASITLSFGVQVLAEGTYRNAAEIVQSSPTDSDSQPGTGTSTGQDDEASVEWRTPGAGGAIFESANPNQVPLPAVQSNEPAPEASRADLSLQLVTNTRTPALNELVSYSLVVSNRGGASATAITVAATLPAGLSYVSGLSATGQTVTGTVNNLNAGSSTTLVFMARLIATGEQLTKAQIWAANPADSDSTPGNGTENGEDDTAWVSIRGR, from the coding sequence GTGAGCAGGTATTTTCAAAAGTTACTACTTTATCTAATCTGGTTTTCACCGGTTGTTGGGTATGCCCAACAGTTTGAGGTATCGTATCCGGTGCCCCGGCTGGTGGTTCAGCGGGGGGCCGACAATCAAGGGCAATTGTACGTATCGGGCCGTCTCGATTTTGCTGCTGACCGGATTGAGGGGCAGCTTACGCCCGTTGCGGCCGGGCAGGGGAGTGGCACCACTTGGCAGGTTATTCAGACTAACCCGCAAAACGGCGTTTTCTACGGGCAACTGACCGGCACCGGCGGTTGGTACGTGCTTAACCTGCGCGCCATCCGCAACAATATAGTCATCAATGAAACGTCCGTTCGGCCGGTTGGGATCGGCGAGGTGTTTATCACGGCGGGCCAGTCAAACTCGCGCGGGCTGGGCAATGGCGATAACGACCTCGGTACGGCCACCGACCGGGTCAGTACGATCGACACCATCAATCACTATTATCCGTCGGGTCAGCCGCTGTTCTCGTCGGGCGACCCCATGCCGTTTCCCCGGTACAAAGCGCTCACTGCGGCCCGGCGTATGTTTCCCATGGGCGAAAGCTCCTGGGGGTGGGGTGAGTTGGGCGATTATATCGTGAGTCGTTATAATGTGCCGGTTGTGTTTTACAACGCTGGTTGGGATTCATCGACCATTGAGAACTGGATCAACACGGCCAATGGTATACCGGCCTGCAACCGGTACTGGTGTTCGGGTGGAGACTGGCTTAATCTACAGCCATATACCAATCTGAAAAATATTCTGCATTACTACGGCTCAACGGGGGGCGCCCGGGCAGTGCTGTGGCATCAGGGCGAGGCCGAGTACGGCGACAACAGCAGCGGCAGTATCCCGCAGTATGCCACGCGGCTGCGTGAGCTGATTGCCAAGTCACGGGCCGACTTCAACGGGCGGCCACTGCCCTGGGTCATTGCGCGGGCTTCGTTCGACGGTCAGGTGACCCGGCCCGAGGTAGTTGCCAAACAGCAGGAGGTTATTGATACACCTAATTTGCTGGCATTCCAGGGACCGTTAAACGATACGATCATCAACCGGCAGGCGGGTGTAAACAATGTGCACTTCGGGAATGAACTACGCCCCCCTACGCACCCGCAGTATTTCAACAATCCCAATTCAATTCCGGCTTCGATGGGTTTATCGCGGTTTGCCCGAAACTGGAACAACAGCCTGAACAACGCTTTTTTTCAAAATGCCGCTCCGGTACTGCCGCAGCAGTTTGCCGTAACCGGTTCTGTTGCGGGCATCATTGCTCCTGCCGATAGTGTTACCCTGGCGGTGTACACCATCGGAACGTTTGGGGGGGATAATGGCTGGCAGGTTCAATTACTCGACTCAAGCGGGCGCTTTATCGAAGCGTTGCCCGGAGTTGGCACCAACCCGGTCCGAACAAAGCTTCCTTCTGACCTGACAACAGGGTGGTTTCGTCTGCGTTTGGTGGCTACAAATCCAATACTGCCCGCCGTACCAACTAATAAGTTTCAACTGGGAATACCACCCCCACCGCCCCCTGCTCCACGTACCGATCTGAGCCTTGCCATAGTAACAAGTAGCCGGGTCGTGCGGGTCGGCGAAACCCTCACCGTACAACTAATCCTCCAGAATAGTGGTCCCGATTCGGCAACCAACGTACAGGTGCAAAACCGGTTGCCGGCCAATTTGTCGGTGGTAACAACCAGTGGTATGACTAATACCGGTACCGCTTTGGTGGGCAATGTAGCCCAACTGGCCACCGGAGCATCGATAACATTGAGTTTCGGGGTACAGGTACTGGCTGAGGGAACCTACCGCAACGCGGCCGAGATCGTACAAAGCAGCCCCACGGATAGTGATAGCCAGCCGGGAACCGGTACAAGCACCGGTCAGGACGACGAAGCGAGTGTGGAGTGGCGCACGCCGGGTGCGGGCGGGGCAATCTTCGAATCGGCTAACCCCAATCAGGTTCCATTGCCTGCCGTACAGTCCAATGAGCCCGCTCCTGAAGCCAGTCGCGCTGATCTGAGCTTACAACTGGTGACCAATACCCGCACACCAGCTCTCAACGAGCTGGTGTCGTATAGCCTTGTTGTATCAAACCGGGGCGGGGCCTCGGCTACCGCTATTACCGTAGCGGCTACTCTTCCCGCCGGACTTAGCTACGTGAGTGGTTTGTCGGCAACGGGACAGACCGTAACCGGAACTGTCAACAACCTCAATGCCGGGAGTAGCACCACGCTTGTGTTTATGGCTCGCCTGATTGCGACCGGTGAGCAGCTGACCAAAGCACAGATTTGGGCGGCCAACCCCGCCGATTCGGACTCCACCCCGGGGAATGGGACCGAAAATGGCGAAGATGATACCGCCTGGGTCAGTATTCGAGGACGATAG
- the kdsA gene encoding 3-deoxy-8-phosphooctulonate synthase has protein sequence MIQLSKLRHTDSPNFFLMAGPCAIEGRDMALQIAERIVTITDKLRIPYIFKGSYRKANRTKANSFTGIGDELALSILKEVGTTFNIPTVTDIHESDEAAMAAEAVDVLQIPAFLCRQTELLEAAARTGKAVNIKKGQFLSGESMHFAAEKVHAINPEATVILTDRGNSFGYGDLVVDYRNIPAMQSFGVPVVMDCTHSLQQPNQSSGVTGGKPALIATIARAAIAVGADGLFIETHPDPSCAKSDGANMLPLDQLEALLERLVRVREAIL, from the coding sequence ATGATCCAACTTTCGAAGCTCCGCCATACTGATTCGCCCAACTTTTTTTTGATGGCTGGTCCCTGCGCCATTGAAGGCCGCGACATGGCTCTGCAAATTGCCGAACGCATTGTTACCATTACCGATAAGCTACGAATTCCGTACATTTTTAAAGGTTCGTACCGCAAAGCCAACCGAACCAAAGCGAACTCGTTTACGGGCATCGGTGATGAATTGGCCTTGTCGATCCTGAAGGAGGTTGGTACTACTTTCAACATCCCAACGGTGACCGACATTCACGAGTCCGACGAAGCCGCTATGGCTGCTGAGGCTGTCGATGTGTTACAGATTCCGGCTTTTCTGTGCCGCCAAACCGAACTGCTGGAGGCTGCCGCCCGCACCGGTAAGGCCGTGAACATCAAGAAAGGCCAGTTTTTGTCGGGCGAGAGTATGCATTTTGCCGCCGAAAAAGTCCATGCTATAAACCCGGAAGCTACGGTGATTCTGACCGACCGGGGTAACTCCTTTGGCTACGGCGACCTGGTTGTCGACTACCGGAATATTCCGGCCATGCAGTCGTTTGGTGTGCCGGTTGTGATGGATTGCACCCACTCATTGCAGCAGCCCAACCAGTCATCGGGGGTCACGGGTGGGAAACCGGCCCTGATTGCTACCATTGCCAGGGCGGCCATTGCCGTTGGGGCCGACGGCCTTTTCATCGAAACGCACCCCGATCCATCCTGCGCCAAGTCAGACGGTGCCAACATGCTCCCCCTCGATCAGTTAGAAGCCTTGCTGGAACGGCTCGTGCGAGTCCGCGAAGCTATTCTGTAA
- a CDS encoding acyl carrier protein, which translates to MSEIAQKVKNIIVEKLGVEESEVTPEASFTNDLGADSLDTVELIMEFEKEFNISIPDDQAENIGTVGQAITYLEENAGK; encoded by the coding sequence ATGTCAGAAATTGCACAAAAAGTTAAGAACATTATTGTTGAGAAATTAGGTGTCGAAGAGTCTGAGGTTACGCCTGAGGCAAGCTTCACCAACGACCTGGGGGCCGACTCGCTTGACACTGTTGAATTGATCATGGAATTTGAGAAAGAATTCAACATTTCTATCCCTGACGATCAGGCCGAAAACATCGGCACCGTTGGTCAGGCGATCACCTATCTCGAAGAAAACGCTGGCAAGTAA
- the fabF gene encoding beta-ketoacyl-ACP synthase II, translated as MTFRRVVVTGLGALTPIGNDVPTFWDGLAAGASGAGPITKFDASKFKTQFACELKGLDVTQYIPRQDARKMDPFTHYALIVAEQAVQDSKLDLEKIDKNKVGVIWGSGIGGLKSFEDEVIDYAKGDGTPRINPFFIVRMIADSAPGQISMRYGFRGPNYVTVSACASSLNAMIDAFNYIRLGRMNICVTGGSEAAVTKAGIGGFNANRALSERNDDPMTASRPYDKDRDGFVLGEGAGALILEEYEHAKARGAKIYAELIGGGMSSDAFHITAPHPDGLGARLGMHDALDDAGIKPEEIDYINTHGTSTPVGDPQELKAIHQLFGDHAFAINISSTKSQIGHLLGAAGAVESIACLFALERQIVPPTINHFTDDPEIDPRFNLTYNQAQPRKLTTVMSNGFGFGGHNASVIFRKLSD; from the coding sequence ATGACCTTCCGACGAGTAGTAGTTACGGGCCTTGGTGCCCTCACCCCCATCGGTAACGATGTGCCCACGTTTTGGGATGGCTTGGCCGCTGGTGCCAGTGGTGCCGGCCCAATCACCAAATTCGATGCGAGCAAGTTCAAGACCCAGTTTGCCTGCGAACTGAAAGGGCTCGACGTTACTCAGTACATCCCTCGTCAGGATGCGCGCAAAATGGACCCCTTCACCCATTACGCACTGATTGTGGCCGAACAGGCAGTGCAGGACTCGAAGCTGGACCTGGAAAAAATTGACAAAAACAAGGTCGGCGTTATCTGGGGATCGGGTATTGGAGGTCTGAAGTCGTTTGAAGACGAGGTGATCGACTACGCCAAAGGCGACGGTACTCCTCGGATCAATCCGTTCTTTATTGTTCGCATGATTGCCGACAGTGCACCGGGCCAAATCTCGATGCGCTATGGTTTCCGCGGACCCAATTACGTGACGGTATCGGCCTGTGCGTCGAGCCTGAACGCGATGATCGATGCGTTCAACTACATCCGTCTGGGCCGCATGAATATCTGCGTGACCGGGGGCTCCGAAGCCGCCGTCACCAAAGCCGGTATTGGTGGTTTCAACGCGAACCGGGCCCTCTCGGAACGCAATGATGACCCCATGACGGCCTCTCGCCCGTACGATAAAGACCGCGACGGTTTTGTACTGGGTGAAGGCGCCGGTGCCCTGATTCTGGAAGAGTATGAGCATGCCAAAGCACGGGGCGCCAAAATCTACGCCGAACTGATTGGCGGGGGCATGTCGTCCGATGCGTTTCATATTACGGCCCCGCACCCCGATGGGTTAGGTGCCCGTTTGGGTATGCACGATGCGCTCGATGATGCCGGTATCAAGCCCGAAGAAATTGACTACATCAACACACACGGCACCTCGACGCCCGTAGGCGACCCGCAGGAGCTGAAGGCCATTCACCAACTCTTTGGTGACCATGCCTTTGCCATCAACATTAGTTCGACCAAGTCGCAGATTGGCCACCTTCTCGGAGCGGCCGGGGCGGTGGAATCCATTGCCTGTCTGTTTGCTTTGGAACGCCAGATTGTGCCTCCAACGATCAACCACTTTACCGACGATCCTGAGATTGACCCCCGGTTCAACCTGACGTACAATCAGGCCCAGCCCCGCAAGCTGACCACGGTCATGAGCAACGGATTCGGTTTTGGCGGGCATAACGCATCGGTTATTTTCCGTAAACTTTCCGACTAA
- the rnc gene encoding ribonuclease III yields MQLALPRSYFATFLNLFRSQDADKRKKLKNAVAHIIGENPSNLRLYQLALRHSSASRETVIVGFRESNERLEYLGDAVLGMVIAEFLFKKYPYKDEGFLTEIRSRIVNREMLNGISRKIGLDRLIEYDGARTKSLPARTSMYGDALEALVGAIYLDKGFRFTRRFILKNLLSHYDIDSLVQNNANFKSRLIEWAQREGKEVRFDIIAEKGNSHYREFIAQIVINEEPFATGSGYSKKKAEQSAAEKALELLDAK; encoded by the coding sequence GTGCAACTCGCTTTGCCTCGTAGCTACTTTGCCACGTTTCTGAACCTTTTCCGCTCGCAGGATGCCGACAAACGGAAAAAGTTAAAGAATGCTGTCGCCCATATTATCGGGGAAAATCCGTCGAACCTGCGCCTGTACCAACTGGCGCTACGGCACTCGTCGGCCTCCCGGGAGACGGTCATTGTAGGCTTTCGCGAGTCGAACGAACGACTTGAATACCTTGGCGACGCCGTACTGGGTATGGTCATTGCTGAGTTTCTATTCAAAAAATACCCGTACAAAGACGAGGGTTTTCTGACCGAAATTCGGTCGCGGATTGTGAACCGGGAGATGCTTAACGGTATCTCGCGCAAAATCGGCCTCGACCGGCTCATCGAGTACGACGGGGCCCGTACTAAAAGTCTGCCCGCCCGTACCTCTATGTATGGCGATGCGCTGGAGGCTCTGGTTGGTGCCATTTATCTCGATAAAGGTTTCCGGTTTACTCGCCGGTTTATCCTGAAGAACCTGCTGTCGCACTACGATATCGACTCGCTGGTGCAGAACAATGCCAATTTCAAGAGTCGCCTGATTGAGTGGGCGCAACGTGAAGGTAAAGAAGTACGGTTTGATATTATTGCCGAGAAAGGGAATAGCCATTACCGGGAGTTTATCGCGCAGATCGTGATTAACGAAGAACCCTTTGCCACGGGTAGCGGCTATTCCAAAAAGAAAGCGGAACAGTCAGCTGCCGAGAAAGCCCTTGAGCTTCTCGATGCCAAGTAG
- a CDS encoding Hsp20/alpha crystallin family protein, with protein sequence MNALTRSNQFPSLIETFRMNSPLGREINDFFSQSTQAPNSVPAVNVAEHTDGFRIEVAAPGLKKEDFKLSLNHTNLTISAYQENKTEEKPNEKYTRREFSYSSFQRTFMLPNSVDVDQIRATYTDGILSIEIPKREEAKPKPPRQIEIGG encoded by the coding sequence ATGAACGCTTTAACCCGCTCTAACCAGTTCCCCTCGTTGATCGAAACGTTTCGCATGAACAGCCCCCTGGGTCGTGAAATTAACGACTTCTTCAGCCAGAGCACACAGGCGCCCAATAGTGTACCAGCCGTAAACGTAGCCGAACATACCGATGGCTTTCGGATTGAGGTAGCGGCCCCTGGCCTGAAAAAAGAGGATTTTAAATTGAGCCTGAACCATACGAACCTGACGATTTCAGCGTATCAGGAGAATAAGACTGAAGAGAAACCGAACGAAAAGTACACGCGCCGGGAGTTTAGCTATTCATCGTTTCAACGGACGTTTATGCTGCCCAACTCGGTCGACGTGGATCAGATTCGGGCTACCTATACCGATGGAATTTTGAGCATCGAGATTCCGAAGCGTGAGGAGGCTAAACCCAAGCCACCCCGGCAAATTGAAATTGGCGGTTAA
- a CDS encoding Do family serine endopeptidase: MKSNWKVLTLIAILSSAITLAAYNFLGFNKRDVVFNESSTPTITGRLAALTGNGTSAPGDFAYAAESATPTVVHIRTTVTRTVRQQQVPDIFREFFGDEFGGAQPRQPRRQQGQASGSGVIISKDGYIVTNNHVVQDADQVEVVMTDKRSFKAKVIGTDPLTDLAVIKVEAGGSLPAITLGDSDNLKLGEWVLAVGYPLDLESTVTAGIVSAKGRGIGILNQNVDRNDRNADTPIESFIQTDAAINPGNSGGALVNLRGELVGINSAIASATGYYSGYGFAVPVSLVKKVTADLLKYGNVQRGYLGILPIELDSKRAAELNAKVGRGIYIDNVVDNGAAKTAGLQKGDVIVKMEGQPVDSDAQMREIIGRRRPGDVINVTVNRGGTERDFKVELRNRNGGRDVIKKAEAATASLGTLGAEFEDISARELQQAGLSGGVRVKKILDGKLAETDIEEGFIIVKANGKNVKTVKDLQTIMANVKEGEGLMLIGMYPGSSRMYYYAVPV, translated from the coding sequence ATGAAAAGCAACTGGAAAGTATTGACGCTGATTGCCATCTTATCGAGTGCAATCACCCTGGCGGCCTACAACTTCCTTGGCTTTAACAAGCGGGATGTTGTATTCAATGAGTCGTCGACCCCGACCATTACGGGTCGGTTAGCCGCCCTCACGGGCAACGGGACGAGCGCACCGGGCGATTTCGCTTATGCCGCTGAGTCGGCCACCCCAACGGTGGTACACATTCGCACGACGGTAACGCGCACGGTTCGTCAGCAGCAGGTTCCGGATATTTTCCGCGAATTCTTCGGCGATGAGTTTGGTGGCGCACAGCCCCGGCAACCCCGCCGTCAGCAAGGACAAGCCTCCGGTTCGGGCGTAATTATCTCGAAAGACGGCTACATCGTAACCAACAACCACGTGGTGCAGGATGCCGATCAGGTAGAGGTGGTGATGACCGACAAGCGGAGCTTTAAAGCCAAAGTGATTGGCACTGACCCCCTCACCGACCTGGCCGTGATTAAGGTGGAAGCCGGTGGTAGCCTGCCCGCCATTACCTTGGGCGATTCAGACAACCTGAAACTGGGCGAATGGGTGTTAGCCGTTGGTTATCCGCTCGACCTGGAGTCGACCGTAACGGCTGGTATTGTTAGTGCTAAGGGCCGTGGTATCGGTATTCTGAACCAGAACGTAGATCGTAATGACCGCAACGCCGACACGCCCATCGAATCGTTTATTCAGACCGATGCAGCCATCAATCCTGGTAACTCGGGTGGGGCACTCGTCAACCTGCGTGGCGAACTGGTAGGTATCAACTCGGCCATTGCCTCGGCAACGGGTTATTACAGTGGCTATGGTTTTGCCGTACCGGTGTCGCTGGTGAAAAAAGTAACGGCCGACCTACTGAAGTACGGTAACGTACAGCGTGGCTACCTTGGTATTCTTCCGATTGAGCTGGACAGCAAACGGGCTGCCGAACTGAACGCCAAAGTGGGCCGGGGTATTTATATCGATAATGTGGTCGACAATGGAGCTGCTAAAACCGCTGGCTTGCAGAAAGGCGACGTGATCGTGAAAATGGAAGGTCAGCCGGTTGATTCAGACGCCCAAATGCGCGAGATCATTGGTCGCCGTCGTCCGGGTGATGTGATCAACGTCACGGTAAACCGGGGTGGTACCGAGCGCGATTTCAAAGTAGAACTTCGTAACCGCAACGGCGGCCGCGACGTGATCAAAAAAGCCGAGGCCGCTACGGCATCGCTTGGTACGTTAGGAGCCGAGTTTGAAGACATCAGCGCCCGCGAGCTGCAACAGGCTGGCCTGAGCGGTGGGGTGCGTGTGAAGAAGATTCTTGACGGCAAACTGGCTGAAACCGATATTGAAGAAGGTTTCATCATTGTGAAAGCCAACGGTAAGAATGTAAAAACTGTGAAAGACCTGCAAACGATCATGGCTAACGTGAAAGAAGGCGAAGGTCTGATGCTGATCGGTATGTATCCGGGAAGCTCACGGATGTATTACTACGCCGTGCCGGTGTAA